The genomic stretch ATTGAACATATAAAGTACTTTTACCAGTGCCGTAGAGGTTTGAATTTAGGGATTTGGAGAGGTTTGAACTGTACTGTTTGTACATAGGTCGTCTCCTTACTCTTTATTTATTAATTTTGTCATTTGAGTTCTCTTATCGGACCATCTTTAATTTCTTTAATGTAATTCAGTTTTTGCCAGGTCAACAAATGGGGAAATGTACTGTATGATGAATTTGTGCGCCCCATTGAACGTGTTGTTGACTTCCGCACAGAAGTTAGTGGAATTCGGCCTCGTGATTTGAAGAAAGGTACGCAGACCATGTTGTGGGGCTCTTTCTTTCATATTTGAAGGGTAATGCATGAATATGGATAAAAATGTAACGCATCTTCCTAGCTGCCTCTAGTTGCTACTCATGACTGTCTAGCTTGTTTTTGGATAACATATAGACACCGAGAGAAATGTTGGGCTAGATGATTAGTGACTGTCAAATTTCATGCTGTCAGTTTGTCACCCTGGTTGAGTCAGTTATGGTTGTGAATCTTGAGTTATAGTTTCATAATGCCTGTAAATGCACGAGGTTGTGGGAGACTGTAGGTGGATGTCCCAAAGCTATAGTGTCTAGGCAGGATTTGCTTTACCCCAATTCATACTTTTTAAAGCCGCTGGTTACATCTTGAAAGTTTTGAATCATAGAGGGGTAGTGGTTTCACTTCTTTTCTTACAGGAATTGGGCAATAATTAAAAGATGAACCTATGGGCATCTGATTTGAAATAtcaaaaattttgatttttagtCTGCATAGATTTCCTTTTTCTTCCCCTCCTCTCGATCACGAAGCTAAAGAAGAAAATGTAAGTAAATCATGGGTGGCATAATTGCGTGGGTGTGTCAATGATGCCTTTTGTCAAGTGCTCGTCATTGAACTTATGGCCATATGGGCGGGTTTTGCAGCTAAGGATTTCCCCACTGTTCAGACAAAGGTGGCGGAGCTGATTAAAGGAAGGATTCTTGTTGGCCATGCTTTACGGAATGATCTAAAGGTGATCTGTTCTGCTCCCGCCTATCTCTTGGATGCTTAAGTTGGGCCATTTTCCTATTTAATGATTCGTTTTTTCTCCACAGGCTTTGCTGCTAAGTCATCCGAAAAAGGATACGCGTGACACTTCAGAATACCAACCATTTTTAAAGTATGCTTACCAATTCTCAACTTGTCCTTCTCTATTCCTTTTCCCGGTCTTCGGATTTTTAGTTTTATCCTCGAAGGAATGCTTAACCATAAAGCAGTGAACATTGGTTTCATTTTAATTGATGTTTCCCAATTGGTGCAGAGAAAGTCATCGAAAAGCACTTCGGCACCTTGCAACCGAATTTCTTGGTGTCTCTATCCAGTCTGGGGAGCATTGTCCGGTACGTTTTACATTGTTTTGCTTTAGTTTTGTTTCAAATATTTAGCtcacttttttttttggtgatacTGAACCTTATATTTAATGTCATTAGCAATAGTATTTCTCATGCCATGGAGAAACTGTTACTTCTGCTTAGTAAGACACTGTTATCGTTTCTTTCGTTGCTAATATAGGTGTAATTATGTATCAATCTAGTACTTGGTTTACTTGCTTGCTTGCATCTTACCTCGTGCCACACGTGTTTTTCCTCCCATCATGCACATGTCGTCTATTTCTGGAGTAAAGTGGGGAGCTGGTTACATTCCTTTTGAACCCAGTTCTCTGATGTCATTAAGATTCTCTGGGCTTGTTAGACGTATGCATGTAAAACTTTGGAGGACTTTTGTACAAAGGAGAAATTTTTACTTGTCTTGGAGGATTTATTTCCCTTCCCTTCCATTTTCAATCAATCCTGTTTGTTAACCAAATCCCTGCCTCAGTCTCTCTCCCATTTTTCCTCTAATTCTCTCTATATTTCTTTACTACGTGTTTTCATTGTACTTGATAAAGTGTTCTAACTGTGACTCAGGTTTATGTAATTAGTGTCTCAGATTCCTTGGTAGAATATCAGATGGTCAGTGGTACTTGCTAATTAATTTACCCTGCTTACGgattaataaatgttgtttcagaTTGAAGATGCTCGTGCAGCGATGCTACTCTACCAAAGACACAAGAAAGAGTGGGAGAAGAGTGCTAAAGATCGTTCAAGGCTTGTAGAGAAGCAAAAGAAACGCAAAAACAAGAAAGGAAAGAAGACGGCGGAGGGGATACAGGTTTGAATGATAATGCTCCACTTGCCTATCACACATTTCACGCTAAACATTTCCTTGCTTCCTCCATCCCTTTTGTATTGTCCCAATTTGATTTTGGTCGTCAAACCATGTCGACTTTGACTGAGATCTTCTCACACAGTTACGACTTTTAAATTTGGTAATACGAAAATATCCGGCTTCATAAATCAATGGTCAGAAACTCAGAATTAACATCTGTTGACAACTAAAATCATGAGAAAATTAGATTTGGAATGGAGGAAATACAATTTAAGATTTGTGTGTGTGGTTTGTGAATGTTGGTCAAGAAAGGTGCCACAAATGGGCAAAATAGTTGTCCATTAGCTCCCGAAAAACGATCAAATAGGCGACAAGAGAAGTGCCAACCCAGAAAAAATGGGATGGTCCATAATTAACAATGTATTATGGGAAATTTTAATTATTCCATCGAACTCCTTTTTGTTGAGGTGTTCATAATTTGTATTATTTCTTTCCCGTGGCTTTACATAGTGGCATTTTCAAGTTAGTGCCAACAGTATGCTTAACAATAAAAAATGACTAATGACTGGTTTTTGCTGGTTGTTTTAGCATCGTAATCACCAGTTGTTCTTATAATACGTTTTACTATGAGTGCTTGGTGATTTTCTTATTGCCATGTTGTCGGACTATTTTAGCATTCTTCTTAGATTATGTTGATGCCGATAAGAAGGATTATATGATGCTTTTGTAATGCTTTTGAAAGTAAGGCCTATCCAATAGTAGTTATTTATCAGAATGTCCTTTATCATTGTTTAATTAGCTAATGATTAATTTACCCTTAATAAACCAACTATCATATAAGAACTTAAATGTTATTTCGGGAAGTTTTTTCTTATGCTATTTATAGCTGATAGTGATCGCTCCCAAATATACTATTTATGTTCTCCGAGGATGAAGACCTACTCTGTAGCAACACTATTCTTCTTGGCTTTGCTTCTGATCTTTTCACCTGGTAAGTTTAAATCTTTTTGTTTACTTGTTATATCCAACtcccttttctattcgcattttgaggtatgcgttcacccatggacggttctaaaggatgattcatgtcagccgatcccaaatcattttggtattaaggctctgatgttgttgttataTCCAACTCCCCCTTATCCGcagtttttgatattgttgtattACTCAAGTAGAGTTATTGAAGATGTTTTAGTGTCTATTGGTGTAAAATAAGCTCCATAGATATAGTCGTGTGTTCGAAACTGCGAATCACCCCTTCCCTGTTATGTAGTGTTATTCCCGGGCCTTCTCCACCACTAGGAAAGGGGGGAAAACAGGCAACTTTCAAACATAGGGCGCATGACTTTGTTTGACTATCGACATTGACTGATCGATAAATATAAATGAGATGTAATGTTTGTTGCAAAACTACATATTTATGCATATGAAGTTTGAccgttcatagactatacatctgaggtagtacctcttattgtttattttctgagttttattttaaagttttgagTTCTGCATTCGTATAAAgttttttgagcacatttactaaaacattacactaaaaaaatataatattgctcaaaaactatatttataaatggtaatatgctcagaaaaaatgtgtgTATGCTAAAAAACTACAAGGTCTGAGGTACTACttcagatgcgtaatcctttttctcgaAGTTTGGTGAAAATGATTTGTATTCATTTATTTAATTTGGAGGGATGAAATCAGGGGTAGCTCAGTATGACTACTGTTCGTATGGAACCGTAGAAGAGGAGAGGTGCACGATCCCAAAATGCATCGCAGACTGCCATGACAAAGCTCTACACTCTACGGGCAGATGCATCACCATTGATACTTGTTGCTGCGTTACTAGGGATGatgatattaataataataatggcaaCCATTGATCTTGAATTAATGTCTTAAAATCCACATAATCTAATAAAGCTTTTTCACCATAATTTATGTCGAAAAACGCCTTTTTTTTATGATCATAGTTCGGTTTGAAACCTTGATGACCATTGTATGAAACGTGTTGAGTGCATGCATTTGGAAAAGCTCAAAAGCTTGAAGCAAAAGAACGAAAAATGTGAAATTGTCGAGTGCATGCATTTGAATGTTTGCAAGGTAACAAAAAGTTCGAGAAAAAACGTGGGACTCTCGTACCGTCAACGTTAGTATAAATATTTTAGAATGAATTAAAAATTATATTTCTCTCAAACTATCAAAACAAATTAAATGTGTTTTATGTCGGCAACTTATTCAAGACTTTACTcactccgtcccggtcatttgtttgcaTTTGATTACCAAACCTTAGGAAAAAGGAAGGACTCAATTATTAGAAGACAAGTAGACTAAAATGAATACGGAGGATCCAATTACCCAATAGACGCATTCTTATAATAGAAAGACAAATAAGTTGGGAGGGGCCAAAGTTGGTTGATATGAGTGGTAAGGGCtatcatctcttaaacaagtggtcagaggTTCGATTCCCAAAGAAAATTCCCCAGCTATCGGTAGGGGGATACTCATggtcaaaaccaaaaaaaaaaagacaaataaTTGTCTGACacacccaaaaatgaaataagtgaagaaatgacCGATGagtaataattaaagaaagtagAAAGCAGTCTGAACAAATTTAGCGATTGATGGAAAAACTTGGAGCTTGGTATATATAGTCCTTAGACTAAGTTTAACGCGGTATGAGCAAGAGTATGAGGGAAAGTCTGAGCTTCAGATTTGCAGCTTTTTTGTGCGTCTTAGGGATAAAGTGGGGAGTCTTGGGTGAGAGTCTTAACATCAGTCTTGGATTTCCAAGACGCTTCTTCAGACGGATGAATAGTAATGatgtattattttattaatataagttGTAGATTTTATTAATATagtccgtcttgcttcagacgctctaaaataagacggattaaatgtcaccattttttaaaagaatgtaacCATTTAGTGACAAAATATTTTATGAAGCtaacattttatcgtaaaatgacaacattttgtccgtcttatttcagacgggagaATTTGCGTTTTTTATAGTAGATTATGTATTGTTTTGCTCAATAAGTTGAGTTGAGTTGAGTTgaaaaacaaaaattgagaaaaagccCATCTTATTGAGTTGAGTTGGGTAACAAAAATTGAGTTGAGTTGTGTAACAAAAGCTGAGTTGAGCTGGATAACAAAAATTGAGTTGAGTTGGGTAACAAAAGTAGTGCATTGACTTGAGCTGGGTAACAAatggtttttttttattaaaattatattATACATCTTTATTAATATTAAATTGTAGATcttttttattatatatatatatatatatatatattgtagatTGTGTGGAAAGTTGAGGTGGCAAACTCTGAAATGAGTATGAGGATAAAGTGTATATTTTAAGTGAGTCTGAGAgtgtctgagtctgagtctgaagAATAAAAAATTAGTGGAAAGCTGAGGTGGCAGAGTCTGAAGTCTGAAGATGAGTCTGTGGATAAACACAGCCTTAGTGGTGTTCTAATTTTCACCTTTAATAGTTTAATGGGCTTGAGTTGAGCATGAGTGTAGGACCAAGGCGGTAAAGCTTTCCTGATTGAGTTTGACAGTGGTGAAAAGATGTACTCATTCTATTCAGCTTATAGTTTtcctttctctaatatatgtgaggagtattataatgaaagaGGAACTATaggctgaataggagggagtattacacaatactccctcctattctaaataactgtcccatttgccattttcgtctattcacataactgtcccatttgccatatttggacatggttttttactttcctacccttagctcttttctttatttaccaccccaaccacccataacccatcatattcaatacttttcattatttaactcatatattcttacccctatacaataaatttcattattttaactatattccttaattttcgtgtcattgtccaaatgggacacttattcggaataggagggagtatataacatATGTGGTTAATTGGTTAAGCTTTATTTAACAAACAACATATCAGTTCATCTAAGTTCACATTTATTATCAGGGTTGGGATGCCTTCGATTGGCCGAGGCACATTTCTCGTATATTAGTAATTCAgtaggtctcccttgtgacgggtcggaTATTACGACGGGTAAtatgtgagtggaaatgggtagaggggacaaggtggacacccaccccatgtgctccttctctcacccttatgggttttttgtgagacgatatggtacccgtcacaagtttgtgacggataccctccgtcatAAGAGAGAATTTGTGTTAGTAAttagtacttcctccattcaacttcactccACCACCTTACTTTaccacgtttgccaacgcgtgttttacgcgctaaatatcgttggctacgtatttgcaaaaattataaaagttagatatttttaatgtattcgtaaacacgaatcaaacaagattacacatgaatatattttcacttatgtactaagagaaaattaaaattgaatgttTATTTGTGAATATGGTAGAAAATTAAAAGTAGTAGAGTAGAGTTGAATGGAAGAAGTATGTAACTTTGTATTACATAACTATCAATTTTTTACCTTAATAGACGACTCGAGATCAAACACAAGCCAAAGCTAGTAACTAATTTGTTATCTATTGACTGAGACGAAGGGATTTATTACGGAAATACAGAGTAACTAATTAAGGAGTAATTAATCTAGTAATTAAACGTTCTAAGCATGCAAACTTTGTAATGCTTGTCGGTTGGTAACAAGAATGGGGAATTAATAATCTAAAAAAGAAGAGATTAAAATAAAAGGGTAATTTAAATGCATGCATGTGGTCGAGGTTAGCGTATGTACACGATTCGATTCGATCGTAATTCTATTATTATGGTAGAATATTGCAAAGGTATTCTCacttttaaccttttaaaattaattaaattaagtcgCTAATTAGCCACATAAATTGACAAGTGCAACAATTATTCGCGTTTATCAACATGCTTTACGTTAAATTGTTAGTGCAACGGGAAACATGCACTTATAGACCGGTTTTAAACCGTGATTTTGAACAATGTCGAAATTTAGGGGAGCTTGTAGGGGCGATTAACCCTTAAGCgatgaaaaaaataaaatttgttgAGTACAAATAATAACTTCGTGCCATCACCGTTTGTTATAAATTGCTTAAAAACTGAAATTTAGTCAAATATCAAATACAGAGTATTATATGATTGataaaatcaatcaatcaatcaatcgagtCTGGTATAAATGAACCAATTACCCACCAAATTGGTGAATCTAATACTTATATGCTTTAGTTAGTTACGAATCTTACGATTGTGAGAGAACTATAACTATTTAGTCAGTGAATGAAGTGTTAACTTAAGTAATAAGTAAGTGATTTCGAGTACGAGAATTATTCCTCATGTCTAAATTCTCTTTAAatactcccttcgtcccggtcatttgttgtcatttggttTTTGCACATAGACCAAGAAAATGGgaggggtcaattactaaataaCAAGTGGAATGAATTGAGTacaaatgatcaaattgttcatcaaatttattcttaaaataaaaagaacacacaacaaaatagaaaaatgcaacaaatgaccgggacagagggagtatatccAAAACTTTAAATTATTCCTTAATTTACCTTTTCCACATTCTCTAAAAATAATCAAATGAAATTCTAAAAGAATATTGGCATCCCTTTGAGAGAGCATAAAGTACTCCGTAATAGACTCATCCAATAGCCATACACTAGCCAAAAGGTCCTTTATTTTGTTAGTCTAAAATCCAAATGTACGTCAACAAGTCACATGTCATGTCTCCGTAATATGATTACGGATTTGTTAGTCTTATGTAACATCGTTGTATACATTATAACCTTGTTATGAACTACATATGAGACGTTGATAAGATGTTATATATATACTGATAAATCTATTTCAGAATGATCGTTGCAATTTAGTTTTAAAACCCGTCAATATAAGAAAAGAAAAGCCTATTACTTTTGGTgtacaaataggattatacatccagttgtaccataaacATTGTACAACCAAGTTATACGAATTCGAGCTTATATATATTCTTTCCGAGttaattcaaagttcatgtttttaatgtgtaaatggatgagctCAATATTTTCTAGTAAAGCTCATATTTGTTAACATAAAGTTCGCATACTTTATCACAAAACTCAGATTCTACACTGtataacatatacaactggttttATAATTCATGAATTGCTTTTGGTGAGATAGACCATCTTTTAGAGGTGCTATATATACCTTAGGAAGAAAGAACATATATTTTGTGAAAGTACATCAATGTTTCCCAACATGAAGAATTTCTCTATTGTGACAACTCTCATGCTAGCTCTCCTAATCTTTTCCTTTGGTATGTTTCcaactttaatttaatttgtgcTTATCTAACTCTTAAATCATCAATTCATCATAATCACTTGCATAAATGTCATTTAAATTCTCATAATTTTTTACATTTAAGGTCATATGTTTATAACAATTATCAACTATGTATGATTGCATGAGCTACGGTACAAATATAAGTCGTAAGTAAATCATCTCAATCAAAACTCAGACGAATGAATCGTTCATATCTTAAAATACATACTCACCACACATTAAAAAAAATGTTGGCTCTAAAAATATACTTTTATATACGCGATAATGAAAATCCATATTAGTCATCTCGATTTCACATGAATATGATATTAATTCATGCAAAATGCCTCACTAATTCAGTAAGGCATATTTCTAGTACAATATACGAAAGAGGATCTGACCCAGCGACCTATTATATATCACGATACGTCTGTTTTAACCACCATCGATATTTGTAACATCTTTTCATTAGAGACATAATTGTTTTTTTTCTAGattcaatttttattttatttttgttattgttttgttaaaaaaaaaagaaatgaaaacagGTAAAGGAGAATCATCAATATGCCCTCTTGGAACAGTTGGAATGGACAAATGTTTAATACCAGAATGTGTTTCGGCATGTCGTCGCAAATCTTCACATTTTACTGGCAAATGTATTGGATATGACGTTTGTTGTTGTGTTACTAGAGCTAATACTAATAATTAACCTTAATATTAATGCTTAATAATTACTCTAATAATATTATCGAATCGACTAGCATCAATTTTGTTTGTGTCGTCGGAGTTTTTCCTATAAGAAATCGTATGATGTATCGTCAATTTGTGACAAATTTTCAAGTAGTTATGTCTTCAGTGTGAGCTTCTATAGTTTgtattttcttctctctttttttaTAATGAACTACAAAATCGGAAAATTAGAAATATATGAGTTATTCTATCGCGAATCCCTAACACCATAAGACGGACCAAAGCAGACATAAACCCGACTAATTAAAACGAACCCTAAATGAATAATAATCTCAACTTCTCAGTTCTCACAATCTCACCTAGCTAGTCCAATCGAGGCATGTCGATTTGGCCCCGTTAAGGTAATCAATCATTAATATTACTATTGTGACATCAAATACCGTTTAGCCAACACGTTAAAACCTCAAATTACTTCTGAAGAGGCCTGGTTCCAAAAGTTCATTTGAGGTCTCATGTAATAGAAAAACTTAAATTTTTGTACAAGATGGAACTCGAACATGGACATTTATCTAGTAAATTAACGTCTAAAAAATTTGGAGCCCCAGTTCTTATAATCTTTTGAACTTGCTATTAGACGGCACCGGCTAATAGGTTAATCAACCATTACCAttcattattgtttttttttttttttttttttttttgggtgcgaATGAGGGGCAACACCCGAAATTAACTATTTGCTATTACATGGGAAATAGCAATCCCAAAAATGTCCTCCTGAAGGATGGTACGTAGTTCATTAAAGGGAAAATCTAAATAAGTAGGAAGAGTGCTTGCTTGAGTTAATTCCTCGATTAACTAGCAAGTCGGCTGCCTTGTTCGCATCTCTATAAGTATGTCACAGCTTAACCGTGTCCATGGATTGTCTCTgatttgtttcattattgttgttgGATTGTTGGAGTTTCAATTACTCTGTATTTCTATTTTCAATGCACCTTGTTTGAATAAAAACGGTTGAGATTGTCCTAGAAACCATATGCAAATTCAAATTAATGGCCAATTAACAATCTAGAATTTAATTTCTACTTCTATTTACTAAGTTCAACTTTGCACGACTTTTAAACTAGTTTTTCTTTATATACTCGATCTCACATACGTAGTTTTTCTTTAACTGTTCTTGTATCAAAATGGCAGAAACAAGTGAGGAGAAGAAACTAAGTTTGAAAATAATGGTAGATAAAACCGCAAACAAAGTAGTGTTTGCGGAAGCCAACAAAGAATTTGTCGACTTCCTCTTCGGTCTAATGTCATTACCACTCTCAACCGTCACAAAACTCTTACTCCGTAACGACAATGCCATGGTTGGTTCCCTGGGTGctctcaacaaaagtattgagtCTCTTAATGATACAGAATGCTTCAAATCAAATATTGATAGCGATTCCGTGTTTAAACCAAGAGCGTCTGTTAGTGTCTCATTATTATCGCTTCATGAGTGTTATAACGATAATTGTGTTGCTCGAGGAAACAATCGTACTTGTCAATTTGTAGTTACTAACAAGTGCTACTCTTGTCATAGTTGTGGTTGTCAATGTATAAAAGAGATTATTCCTACGGAATATGTCAGTGGAAGCGGAGTTTATATGGTGACGGATAATTTGGAGGTCAAACCAATGTCGATTGCACTCATTAAGTCTTTGGCGAAGAAATTTGATGCCTTGGAGTAGATACAGGTTCAAGTTGGTCTTCAGGAGGTATTATTACTTCCTACTTTCGTCTAATTAACAGATTCTTTACGTTTTCTTTTTTAGTTCTAAATGAATGATTAAAACGATAAAAGTCAGATTATGGACTAACTAACCTATACAGTTATGAACTAACTATATAGGTTAGATAGTCCATATATATGCATATAAGTATATAACTAtagagtaggtctcctgagagacggtctcttaataagctttattgagatactattgtacaattttaagaaaaaatggtactaaaggtaataaaataggtacaaatcatgattaatgataaaatgggtacatttattatgtaaataggtacgaaattattaTGTCacgaacaataataaaaagggtacgaaatacaaataaaagggtacgaaagtttggtctctcaataacttagtgagagaccgtctctcccaagttttattGATaactatatactccctccattcaactccacactacacatatacccttttcatccattcaactccacaccaCACCTTtcctaaaaaggaaatgaaaaagACAATTTTATCCTAATTCCAACAACTTATTTACATCAAATGTCATTGTTGGCTCACTCTATTCCACCATAAAACCCcacatttatatttttttaacatttttaaccccaccattcttttccctatgtacttttaaACGTTTTTTTAATCCGTTCCTTAAAACTCGTGCAAAAAGCATaagtgtagtgtggagttgaatggagggagtaaggtCCTAAAAATCTGGACCAAAAGCAAATGTAAAGAATCTTATTGATAACTTATAATTATTTGACTTGGTTTtatatttgtgtttttttttttttttttgcagggtTTGGACATTTTGAAAGGATCTCTAGAAACTAGTACTGTCCTGTCGAATGTCTTTCGTAAAATGTATTATGATGAAAAATTCTTAGGTCCTCTGGGAAGACCATTAATATGTCCTCCTTAGCCAATAAAAAGCTTTCATACCTATATTTATCTTATATTTAActttttatttattgcatttaaaTAGCCATGAAGGCTTCTTATTGGTTAGGGAGGACACATTAATGGTCCTACCAGAGGACCTAAGAATTTTTCCGTCTTAAAATGATACGAGTATTCTATAACATTTTCATTTCCTAGTCGACAGTTTTTCTTTATTCTGTTTTTTGTTACTTCAGGCCGCGTTCAAGGCGTGTTGGGTTGTGAAttactctatccttgtgtttttCTGGTGTAATTCAAGCTTTTTTGCCGGACCTTCTATTTGATTTAGTATCCTTTTTAACTAATTATGGTATCTATGATTTTGTGGAGAAGGTCGTTTTATCAGCAGAATGAATACAGTAGGAATGCATTCCTGAAAATGAATTAACTCACTGTCGCTTGCTTCGACAATGAATTGTATTTCTTGATTACTGTCGCGAGCAAACTATACGCTTCTAGAATTAACTCACTGTCGCTTACTGTCACGAGCAAACCAATTCATTACATTTTCTCGTTCGTTTTCAAATTAATGTTGATTGATCGTATTTGCTAAAATGTACTTTATGAGTAGTAAATCGAATCAAATAGAAGCATAACGCTATATTAAAAAACAAATGTAAATAGATGAATGAGACGGAGAGAATGTAATTAACAAAAATCAACAAAGACGATTAAACTTAACAACAATTTTCATTAAGATTCAAATTCACAAATTACAAAGACGATTAAATCCAACATAAAACATAAATCTACAACAACAATCTCATAATTCATAATTCATAATCCAGAACTAATTAAATCAAGCTCTTTCGCCACGAATCCGTCTAGCCAATTGAATATCCTTAGGCATAATAGTAACTCTCTTAGCATGAATAGCACAAAGATTAGTATCCTCAAACAATCCAACTAAATAAGCCTCAGCCGCTTCCTGTAACGCGGCAACAGCAGAACTCTGAAACCGTAAATCAGTCTTAAAATCCTGAGCAATCTCTCTAA from Silene latifolia isolate original U9 population chromosome 5, ASM4854445v1, whole genome shotgun sequence encodes the following:
- the LOC141656357 gene encoding uncharacterized protein LOC141656357, with the translated sequence MNIQPTKKETKKKNPNNLPINPNWAQLRQKLNVQNRKPNSSGASPNSNGDAQRSVLGKRKERSDLSAVDSEPNNVLEPVNSDFSLTKEVAMDCEMVGVSSQGNKSALGRVTLVNKWGNVLYDEFVRPIERVVDFRTEVSGIRPRDLKKAKDFPTVQTKVAELIKGRILVGHALRNDLKALLLSHPKKDTRDTSEYQPFLKESHRKALRHLATEFLGVSIQSGEHCPIEDARAAMLLYQRHKKEWEKSAKDRSRLVEKQKKRKNKKGKKTAEGIQV